The DNA region TTGATGAGTTGCTAGAAATTGTTGAGTTATCAAAACGAAAAAATGAGTTTATTCGTAATCTCAGTGGAGGGATGCAACGTTGTGTTGAAATTGCGAGGGGGCTTTTAACTCGTCCTAAGGTTCTTTTTCTTGATGAGCCCACACTGGGGTTAGACACCAAATCTAGGCGCAATATTTGGTCGTACATAAACAAGGTAAAAGAGGAAGGTGTTACGATTTTTCTTACTACTCATTATATGGATGAAGCAGACCAGAACAGCGACACAGTATGTATTATTGACCACGGCAAAATTATGGCCAATGGGACTCCAGAAAGTTTGAAGAATTCCCTTGGGAATGAAACCGTTTTTCTGGTAACTGATGACGACAAAAAAGCAAAAACGGTTATTGAAAATAAAAACTTGGCGGGATTGGAGTCTGTTCGTGTGTCTTCTGAGGGACTTTTTCTGTATTTGAAGGAAAATTCACGTTTTGTTCATAGGCTTATTGAGGTTCTTCGTGAGGCAGGTATTGAGATAACTAATGTTTCTTTGCAGAAGCCAACATTAGATGATGTTTTCATTCACTACACTGGACGACAAATAGAAGACTTGTCAAAACAATAGATTTGATTTTGGAGGTTGAGGTTAACGAAAAATGAATTTCTAGCAATTTATTGGAAAGACATGGTGAAGTTTTCGCGTTCTAAAGCTATGCTTTTTTCGTCTTTGATTCAGCCTATACTTTGGTTAATCGTTTATGGCTTGTCAATGTCAAACAACATGAACATGTTTTTTCCCGTGAACCCTGACCTAA from Candidatus Bathyarchaeum sp. includes:
- a CDS encoding ATP-binding cassette domain-containing protein, which codes for MKDYMISVNGLCYSYGNLVAVDDVSFNVKQGEIFSFLGPNGAGKTTTINMLTTLLPIQKGKATIAGFDVAKNQDNVRRSIGIVFQDKRLDRDLTVWESLEFHGWIYSLPKDVRRRRIDELLEIVELSKRKNEFIRNLSGGMQRCVEIARGLLTRPKVLFLDEPTLGLDTKSRRNIWSYINKVKEEGVTIFLTTHYMDEADQNSDTVCIIDHGKIMANGTPESLKNSLGNETVFLVTDDDKKAKTVIENKNLAGLESVRVSSEGLFLYLKENSRFVHRLIEVLREAGIEITNVSLQKPTLDDVFIHYTGRQIEDLSKQ